GCGATGATGCCCTCTTGGGCGAGGTAGTGTTTGGCCATGTCGTCGATGCCGTCGCCAACGAAGACGACGTCGACGTCGGCTGCGACGAGCTGGTCGACCATTTCCTTGAGCTGTTTTTCCTCTTCGTCTATGAACTCTTGGAGCTGCGATGGATCAGTGACGTTGACCTCGGCGTCGATCTCGGTCTCGGCGATCTCGAAGGCGCCGTCGAAGACGGCAATGTTGGCGTCCTCGGCGAAGTACGGCATGTTCTCGTCGACGCGCTCTTTGCCGACGATGACACCCTCGACGAGCTCTGCGTTGTCGATGGAGCCACCGACGACGGTTTCGACGTTGATGTTGTCGAGGTCGATGCCGTCGTCGTCCTGGACTGCGAGGACGGCGTCGACGACGAGTTCGGCGAGCAGGTCTTTCGACCCTTCTGCGCCCTTGCCGGTCATTGCGGTCTCGGCAATGTTGATGAGCGTTTCGCGGTCGTCCGGCGAGACCTCGATGGCCTCGGCTTCAAGAATCTCTTTGGCTTTTTCGGCGGCCTGTCGGTATCCCTGCGCGACGGTGGTCGCGTGGATATCCTGATCGATGAGTTCCTCGGCCTGATCGAGGAGCTCACCGGCGATGACGACTGCGGAGGTGGTGCCGTCGCCGACTTCGGTCTCCTGTGTTTCGGAGACTTCGACGATCATATTCGCGGCGGGGTGGTCGATGTCCATCTCTTTGAGGATGGTGACACCGTCGTTGGTGACGACCACGGAGCCGCCGTTGTCGACGAGCATCTTGTCCATACCCTTTGGACCGAGGGTGGTTCGCACGGACTCGGCGACTGCCTTGCCGGCTGTGATATTCATAGACTGCGCGTCCTTTCCGGAGGTTCGCTGACTGTCCTCGGAAAGTACGATCATCGGCTGGTTACCCATGCGTTGTCGCTGAGACATAATCACCTCGTGATTGTTTGTGATTCTATATAAGCCTTTTGCGTGTGGTTCAGTGAGACCGCCCCCGTCGGACGGATTTATCCATGTTATTGCGTGTCAATGACGTATTTTATATATGAGTACAGCAGTCGGATCAGTCAGTGACGACGGTAGTATTTCGCGTCAGACATATCTAAAACAATATTCATTTATGATACACATATAAGCGTCTAGGAAAATATTACCGCTTATGGCACAACCGACATCGGATAACGTCTTGCTGGACTGGTACAGTCGACGGATCGGCGAGCCCGCTACGAGCGACGAGGTGACAGGCTACTGGCTGTTCGTTGCGGGGATCGTCCTCGGGATGGCGGGGGTCGCCCTGTTTTTCGGCACTACGGCGGCAACCGAGAGCCGTGGCCTCGCCTATGGGCTCGTGGCGCTGGCACCGCCGTTCGTCCTGCTCGGGGCAACTATTCGGTTTCCGCTCCGACGAGCCGCGACCACGCTTGGGTATAGTGGAGCGATCCTCAGTTCCATTGCGGTGGTCTGGTTCGTCGCGATCTTCCCCGGCGGCTGGGCCGTGACGACGGGGCAGACGGGTGTTATCGTTCTCTACGCCGTCGGCATCGTCGCTACCGGGCTCGCGGGCACGATCATTCCGCTACTCACCGAACCACTGTTGACCGAATCACAGAAGGCAACCTACGCCAAGGCTTCCGCCGACTCGGCCGGGGAGATCGCGGCAGCCAACGAGCGCACCGAGGACCTCGAAGCCGAAACCGAGGAGCTTGAAGCCGAGGTCGACGACCTCCAGACGGCGGCCGACGAAAGCCGGCAGAGTGCCGCCCGATTCGAGCTGTTTGCCGACAACGGTGGCAAATTCCGCTGGCGGCTCCGCCACCGCAACGGCAACATTATCGCCGACTCCAGTCAGGGGTACACCGCGCTCCACAACGCCCAAAAGGGCATGCAGAGCGTCCGACGGAACGCACTCGGTGCGGGCACCCTCCGAATCGAACCCGAGCCGGACGCTGAGAGCGAGGACGACCCAGTCCCCGAGGACGCCGACGAACCGATTGTCGCTGTTCCGGCGGCCGTCGACGAGGTCGACAGCAAAGCGACCTTCGAGCAGTTCACCGACAAGGCCGGAGAGAGTCGGTGGCGGCTCCGCCACGACAACGGCAATATCATCGCCGACTCGGGTGAGGGCTACAGCTCGAAATCCGGAGCGAAAAAATCCATCGACCGGCTCAAAGAGTACGTCGGTCCGGCCGACTACCTCTGGTTCGATCCCGCCGGATTCGAGGTCTACCGCGACAACGCAAACGAATGGCGCTGGCGGCTTGTCCATCGCAACGGCAACATCCTCGCCGACGGTGGCGAGGGCTACAGCCGTCGACACGACGCCAGCCGAGCCGTCGACCGGATTCGCGAGCGGGTCGACGAACTCACGTTTTCAATCTCCGAGGACAGCGCCGGCGAGTTCCGCTGGCGGCTCCAGAACGACGGCGGCGAGATTCTCGGCGACAGCGGCGAGGGCTACAGCTCCCAGCGGGAAGCCCAAAACGCCGTCAACCGTGTCAAAAACCACGCTTCCGACGCTGACACACTCGAAATCGGTGTCGCGGCCTTCGAAATATACGAAGACAACGAAGGAAAATTCCGCTGGCGGCTCCGCCACCGCAACGGCAACATCCTCGCCGACTGTGGCGACGGATACGCGAACCGAAGCAAAGCCCGCGATGGGATCGAGAGCGTGAAACGCAACGCGCCCGGTGCCGCCACCGAATAGCTCGACAGACTGCGTCGACGCGTTCGTTTCACCTGCGTCGACGTTCTTTTTGAAGTGTTTATACGGGATGAGGCTCTCTGGTGTCCATAGAGAGGGAGTCGACTCATGATGTTACCTACCCACGCGATCATCGGGCTGGCGATAGCGACGCCGATGGTGGCGCTCGCGCCGGATCTCGCCCCAGCCGCACTCGCTGGCGGCCTCGCTGGTGGGATTTTTCCGGATCTCGATCTGTATTCGGGCCACCGGAAGACGCTCCATTTCCCGACTGGCTACCTGTTTGCGGTCCTGCCTGCGACTGCTGTGGCGGTGCTGATTCCACAACCCGCCGCGATTGGGTTCGCCTTCTTCGTCGGTGGCGCGGCCGCCCACTGTCAGATGGATCGGTTCGGCGGCGGCCTCGAACTCAAACCGTGGGAGGGTGGCTCCGAACGTGCGGTGTACGACCACGTCCGCGGCGAGTGGCGTCGACCCAAGCGCTGGATACCGTACGACGGCTCGCCACACGATTTGCTACTGCTGTCGACGGTTGCGGTCCCACTGCTCGTCGTACTCGACAGCCCGTTTCGACTCGTTGTCGGCCTCGCGCTGCTCATCGGCGTGCTCTACGTCGGCCTTCGTCGACGACTGGCGGCGATTGCGCCGGTCGTCTTCGGACTCGTCCCCGACCGACTCAGCCAGTACGTCCCTGAGCGATATCGGAACTAAGCCGGCTGTGGCTCTGATCTGACAGTCGACCGAACTGAACCGCTCTACAAGACTTATCAGGAGCAGTGACCACGCACCAATCATGCAATCAGCAGACGATCACAGCGCTGGGCCGCCGGACGTGCTCGCTCGGTTATTTAAAAGTGGCCGGACGAATGCCGTCATTTCGTGGCTGCTGGTCGGGGTTCTCACGGTCGTCTTTGTCGAGAGCGTCGTCGACGTCGACTGGCTCTGGATGTTGTTCGTTGGTGCGACGGCCGCAATCGTACTGATTCCGCCGGTCGCCTACCGCGACTGGCGAATGATGCTGCCGTGGGAGCTGCTC
This sequence is a window from Halohasta litchfieldiae. Protein-coding genes within it:
- the thsA gene encoding thermosome subunit alpha, encoding MIVLSEDSQRTSGKDAQSMNITAGKAVAESVRTTLGPKGMDKMLVDNGGSVVVTNDGVTILKEMDIDHPAANMIVEVSETQETEVGDGTTSAVVIAGELLDQAEELIDQDIHATTVAQGYRQAAEKAKEILEAEAIEVSPDDRETLINIAETAMTGKGAEGSKDLLAELVVDAVLAVQDDDGIDLDNINVETVVGGSIDNAELVEGVIVGKERVDENMPYFAEDANIAVFDGAFEIAETEIDAEVNVTDPSQLQEFIDEEEKQLKEMVDQLVAADVDVVFVGDGIDDMAKHYLAQEGIIAARRVKSSELTAVARATGARVVANLDDLSEDDLGFAGSVAQKDIGGDQRIFVEDVEDAKSVSLIVRGGTEHVVDEIERAIDDSLGVVRSTLLEGHVLPGGGAPEAELALQLRDFADSVGGREQLAVEAFAEALEVIPRTLAENAGLDTIDSLVELRSQHDSGEFGAGLDAYTGDVIDMEAEGVVEPLQVKTQAIESATEAAVMILRIDDVIAAGDLAGGQVGDDDDDGPDMPGGGMGGGMGGMGGMGGMGGAM
- a CDS encoding HVO_2922 family protein, which encodes MAQPTSDNVLLDWYSRRIGEPATSDEVTGYWLFVAGIVLGMAGVALFFGTTAATESRGLAYGLVALAPPFVLLGATIRFPLRRAATTLGYSGAILSSIAVVWFVAIFPGGWAVTTGQTGVIVLYAVGIVATGLAGTIIPLLTEPLLTESQKATYAKASADSAGEIAAANERTEDLEAETEELEAEVDDLQTAADESRQSAARFELFADNGGKFRWRLRHRNGNIIADSSQGYTALHNAQKGMQSVRRNALGAGTLRIEPEPDAESEDDPVPEDADEPIVAVPAAVDEVDSKATFEQFTDKAGESRWRLRHDNGNIIADSGEGYSSKSGAKKSIDRLKEYVGPADYLWFDPAGFEVYRDNANEWRWRLVHRNGNILADGGEGYSRRHDASRAVDRIRERVDELTFSISEDSAGEFRWRLQNDGGEILGDSGEGYSSQREAQNAVNRVKNHASDADTLEIGVAAFEIYEDNEGKFRWRLRHRNGNILADCGDGYANRSKARDGIESVKRNAPGAATE